A stretch of Corynebacterium timonense DNA encodes these proteins:
- a CDS encoding DUF5318 family protein, translated as MIAYSQEISHEWQRRTLLRDFAHGKVPIDAICDADFLLRAAAQFHGTDSARPCPVCERTMQEVLWVYGDKLGRRSGTARSVDEVEALANEVGPISVHVVEVCQHCSWNHLLREVTASPMV; from the coding sequence ATGATCGCCTACAGCCAAGAGATCTCGCACGAGTGGCAGCGGCGCACCCTTCTGCGGGACTTCGCCCACGGCAAAGTGCCTATCGACGCCATCTGCGACGCCGACTTCCTCCTCCGTGCGGCCGCTCAGTTCCACGGCACGGACTCTGCTCGGCCGTGCCCCGTGTGCGAGCGTACTATGCAAGAAGTGTTGTGGGTCTACGGCGACAAACTGGGGCGTAGGTCGGGCACGGCGCGCAGCGTCGACGAGGTCGAAGCGCTGGCCAACGAGGTCGGGCCGATTTCGGTTCATGTCGTCGAAGTGTGCCAACACTGCAGCTGGAACCACCTTTTGCGCGAAGTCACAGCGTCGCCGATGGTGTGA